A single genomic interval of Desulfuromonas sp. harbors:
- a CDS encoding helix-turn-helix transcriptional regulator encodes MEPELPPTVCLDGAEIRRQREAKKLTQLYVAKVVGVTTDTISRWENNRYPSVKRENAIRLAEALEASVENILRREPEETAAEAPRPKEKARFPFSPWQVFGLGALLLVLAAGALFFRKGEVPQAGVLAERFLPQYAAPGSLIPVRVRLETEDQVKGFILREHFPAGWKLIEATPPASSLDNEAGTVRWIVKPGEERPLIVYLLKVSSGAELDLDAEFRGEVVANPNGSSAPAQVEGMSLLRTAPYLWADLNGDSVVDDSEMLQASDTVDEMKGVHLDWKLLESIWDAGSYSWVQKKQRFVPVKPPLPESSP; translated from the coding sequence ATGGAGCCTGAACTTCCTCCCACAGTCTGCCTCGACGGCGCCGAGATCCGTCGGCAACGCGAGGCGAAAAAGCTGACCCAACTCTATGTGGCGAAGGTGGTCGGAGTGACCACTGATACGATTTCCCGCTGGGAGAACAATCGCTACCCTTCGGTCAAAAGAGAAAACGCCATCCGCCTTGCCGAGGCCCTGGAGGCCTCTGTTGAAAATATCCTGCGCAGGGAACCCGAGGAGACCGCCGCCGAGGCGCCCCGGCCCAAGGAAAAGGCGAGGTTTCCCTTTTCCCCCTGGCAGGTTTTTGGCCTCGGCGCACTCCTGCTCGTTCTGGCGGCGGGGGCACTCTTCTTCCGGAAGGGGGAGGTTCCCCAGGCCGGGGTCCTGGCCGAGCGCTTTTTGCCTCAATACGCGGCCCCGGGCAGCCTGATTCCCGTGCGTGTCCGGCTGGAGACCGAAGACCAGGTCAAGGGGTTCATCCTTCGGGAGCACTTCCCCGCGGGGTGGAAGCTGATCGAAGCCACCCCCCCGGCTTCCAGCCTGGACAACGAGGCGGGCACTGTGCGTTGGATCGTCAAGCCTGGCGAGGAGAGGCCCCTTATCGTCTATCTTCTGAAAGTCTCCTCCGGGGCCGAACTTGACCTGGATGCCGAGTTCCGGGGAGAGGTGGTGGCCAATCCCAATGGCAGCAGCGCGCCTGCACAGGTGGAGGGCATGAGTCTCCTTCGCACCGCCCCCTACCTTTGGGCCGATTTGAACGGCGACAGCGTGGTCGATGACAGTGAAATGCTGCAGGCCTCCGATACCGTGGACGAAATGAAGGGGGTCCATCTCGACTGGAAGCTGCTGGAGAGCATCTGGGATGCCGGAAGCTACAGTTGGGTACAAAAGAAACAGCGCTTCGTGCCGGTGAAACCCCCGCTCCCCGAATCGTCCCCCTGA
- a CDS encoding cytochrome c3 family protein codes for MKRFITILMVVAFVAAGSLAAFATDPPAEVKYETKMGTITFDHTVHQGKVADCTACHHNGVDKGSCKSCHGVDAAAPKAKDAFHKQCKGCHKKEGGPTGCKGCHVK; via the coding sequence ATGAAGCGTTTTATCACCATCCTGATGGTCGTGGCCTTCGTGGCCGCCGGTTCCCTGGCCGCTTTCGCCACCGACCCCCCCGCCGAAGTCAAGTACGAGACCAAGATGGGGACCATCACCTTCGATCACACCGTCCACCAGGGCAAAGTGGCCGACTGCACCGCCTGCCACCACAACGGTGTTGACAAGGGCTCCTGCAAGAGCTGCCACGGTGTGGACGCTGCCGCTCCCAAGGCCAAAGACGCCTTCCACAAGCAGTGCAAAGGCTGCCATAAGAAAGAAGGCGGCCCCACCGGGTGCAAAGGTTGCCACGTGAAGTAA
- a CDS encoding transglutaminase family protein — MKVITHPYTEKQWRTIDALGEAVDRRLAALKAGLTMGGEPTFVCRERPEAAEWRTDALGEGKRGKAERRLLRLKERLPPGGLLHYGVGKWYPGEAWPRWALGYYWRQDGVPVWRRPDLLSPEGDTRSIGPGEGRGLIRRLAENLAVNPARILEIFQGPERQGVLPVSAGFVLPLLRVDSGGGRRWASCSWALPPGPLLARPGDAPLGLRLPLADMEWPEADGLLSEAGEGSPVPAPGLREEGGYVEGEPGTIRVALAVEALEGALEVFLPPVGTLEGFLHLVEAVEQTAGELDSPVRLGGYPPPIDPALSRLGLVPDPGVLEVNLPPARSWVEIREMVQVVYREAEACHLDAFKFQRDGRIVGTGGGSHLTLGGGTALESPFSRRPDLLRSFLSYWQNHPGLSYGFSGLFVGPTSQTPRVDEARHESLYELELAFLQLERGDDLSPEGLDRVFRHILVDLTGNSHRAEFCIDKLFPADNPAGRLGLLELRCLEMPPHPRMSLALALLVRSLLAWFLSQPFQGPLVRWGTALHDRFALPHFIAADLARVAKDLRQAGYPYQDEWLQPFLDFRFPHCGTMSLPEAELELRQALEPWPVLGPAAHSGAASRPVDSSCERLQARLRCAEGHPLALLCNEHRVPLAATGVEGESVGGVRFKAWPLVDALHPGIEPHVPLLFEVVHSGSGKVLGSFEYHVGRPGRGDYPDLPEGPREAERRWAERVVLRERGGPYRPPSSPEGHPACPYTLDLRQKKGGRKCGPLGSCQD, encoded by the coding sequence ATGAAGGTGATAACCCATCCTTACACCGAGAAGCAGTGGCGGACCATCGATGCCCTAGGAGAGGCCGTAGATCGGCGCCTTGCGGCCCTGAAGGCGGGCTTGACCATGGGGGGGGAGCCGACTTTCGTCTGCCGGGAGCGGCCGGAGGCCGCCGAGTGGCGGACCGACGCTTTGGGGGAGGGAAAGAGGGGCAAGGCCGAGCGGCGTCTGCTGCGCCTGAAGGAGCGGTTGCCCCCCGGCGGCCTCCTGCACTACGGGGTGGGAAAATGGTATCCTGGGGAGGCTTGGCCGCGCTGGGCCCTCGGTTATTACTGGCGGCAGGACGGAGTGCCGGTGTGGCGAAGGCCGGACCTCCTTTCCCCCGAAGGGGATACAAGGTCGATCGGCCCGGGGGAGGGCAGGGGGTTAATCCGGAGACTGGCGGAGAACCTGGCGGTTAATCCGGCCCGTATCCTGGAGATTTTCCAGGGCCCTGAGCGACAGGGAGTGCTACCGGTTTCGGCGGGGTTCGTGCTGCCCCTGCTGCGGGTCGACAGCGGCGGCGGCCGCCGCTGGGCGAGTTGCTCCTGGGCTTTGCCTCCGGGGCCCTTGCTGGCCCGGCCCGGCGATGCCCCACTCGGCCTGCGCCTGCCCCTGGCTGACATGGAGTGGCCGGAGGCCGACGGCCTCCTGAGTGAAGCGGGGGAGGGTTCGCCGGTTCCCGCACCCGGCCTCCGAGAAGAGGGCGGGTATGTTGAGGGGGAGCCAGGCACCATTCGCGTCGCCCTGGCCGTGGAGGCGCTGGAGGGGGCGTTGGAGGTCTTTCTCCCGCCGGTCGGAACCCTGGAAGGCTTTCTCCACCTTGTAGAGGCAGTGGAGCAGACCGCCGGGGAACTGGATTCTCCGGTCCGGCTCGGGGGATATCCTCCCCCGATCGATCCAGCCCTGAGCAGGCTCGGGCTGGTGCCTGACCCCGGGGTTCTGGAGGTCAACCTTCCTCCGGCAAGGTCCTGGGTTGAAATTAGGGAGATGGTGCAGGTCGTTTATCGGGAGGCCGAGGCCTGCCATCTCGACGCCTTCAAGTTTCAGAGGGACGGTCGCATCGTCGGCACCGGAGGGGGCAGCCATCTGACCCTTGGCGGCGGAACGGCCCTGGAGAGCCCCTTTTCCCGTCGCCCGGATCTGCTCCGAAGTTTCCTGTCTTACTGGCAGAACCACCCCGGCCTCTCCTACGGGTTTTCGGGTCTCTTCGTGGGACCGACCAGTCAGACCCCGAGGGTGGACGAGGCGCGTCACGAAAGCCTCTACGAACTGGAACTGGCATTTTTGCAATTGGAAAGAGGAGATGACCTTTCGCCCGAGGGACTGGATCGGGTGTTTCGCCACATTCTGGTGGACCTGACCGGCAACAGCCACCGGGCCGAATTCTGCATCGACAAACTGTTTCCGGCGGACAACCCGGCAGGTCGGCTCGGGCTCCTTGAGTTGCGCTGCCTGGAGATGCCCCCCCACCCCCGCATGAGCCTCGCATTGGCACTGCTGGTTCGCTCTCTGTTAGCCTGGTTCTTGAGTCAGCCCTTCCAGGGCCCCTTGGTGAGGTGGGGAACGGCCCTTCACGACCGCTTCGCCCTTCCTCATTTCATAGCCGCCGACCTGGCCCGGGTGGCGAAGGATCTCCGGCAGGCGGGTTATCCCTATCAGGATGAATGGCTGCAGCCTTTTCTCGATTTCCGTTTTCCGCACTGCGGCACCATGAGCCTGCCGGAAGCCGAACTGGAACTGCGACAGGCCCTTGAGCCTTGGCCGGTGCTGGGCCCTGCGGCCCACAGCGGGGCAGCGTCGCGCCCGGTCGATTCCTCTTGCGAGAGGCTTCAGGCGCGTCTGCGCTGCGCGGAGGGGCACCCTTTGGCCCTGCTCTGCAACGAACATCGGGTGCCCCTTGCGGCCACGGGGGTGGAGGGAGAGTCCGTCGGGGGGGTCCGGTTCAAGGCGTGGCCGCTGGTCGACGCCCTTCATCCCGGGATTGAACCGCATGTGCCTCTGCTTTTCGAGGTCGTTCATTCCGGCTCGGGAAAAGTTTTGGGAAGCTTCGAGTACCACGTCGGCCGACCCGGCAGAGGTGACTACCCCGATCTGCCGGAGGGGCCGCGGGAGGCCGAGCGGCGCTGGGCAGAGAGGGTGGTTCTCCGCGAGAGAGGCGGCCCTTACCGACCTCCATCGTCACCGGAGGGTCATCCGGCCTGCCCTTATACGCTCGATTTGCGACAAAAAAAAGGGGGCCGCAAGTGCGGCCCCCTCGGGTCTTGCCAGGACTAG